In a single window of the Elaeis guineensis isolate ETL-2024a chromosome 6, EG11, whole genome shotgun sequence genome:
- the LOC105047161 gene encoding iron-sulfur cluster assembly protein 1 — MLRVGAKRLLGLGHRAPAPAAAAGGAAAAMAARWYHERVVDHYNNPRNVGSFDKNDPTVGTGLVGAPACGDVMKLQIKVDGESGKIVDACFKTFGCGSAIASSSVATEWVKGKQMEEVLSIKNTEIAKHLSLPPVKLHCSMLAEDAIKAAVKDYEAKKVKMVPQNAEPVPVEKAADA, encoded by the exons ATGCTTAGGGTTGGAGCGAAGAGGTTGCTAGGGTTAGGGCATCGCGCCCCAGCCCCTGCGGCGGCCGCTGGCGGTGCTGCTGCGGCGATGGCAGCGCGGTGGTACCACGAGAGGGTGGTGGACCACTACAACAATCCCCGGAACGTGGGGTCCTTCGATAAGAACGACCCGACCGTGGGGACGGGGCTGGTGGGCGCGCCGGCCTGCGGCGACGTGATGAAGCTCCAGATCAAGGTCGACGGGGAGTCCGGCAAGATCGTGGACGCCTGCTTCAAGACCTTCGGATGCGGCTCCGCCATCGCCTCCTCCTCCGTTG CTACTGAATGGGTGAAAGGGAAACAAATGGAGGAAGTTCTATCCATCAAGAACAC AGAAATTGCAAAGCATCTTTCACTTCCCCCAGTGAAGCTCCACTGCAGCATGCTCGCTGAAGATGCTATCAAGGCTGCCGTAAAGGATTATGAAGCGAAGAAAGTGAAGATGGTGCCACAAAATGCTGAGCCTGTACCAGTTGAAAAGGCagctgatgcttaa